TTTACCATAAATAAAAGAATCAAAACTCCCTACTCCATTTGGAGAAAAATGCAAACAAAGGGAGTTCCGTTTGATGAGATTTATGACCTGTTTGCTGTCAGAATAATTTTTGAACCTAAAAAAGGAAGTTCTGAAAGAAAGCAATGCTGGGACATTTATTCCCTAATTTCGGAAGATTACGTCTCCAATACCGACAGAATAAGAGATTGGGTAAGTACACCTAAATCAAATGGTTATGAAGCATTGCATTGTACCCTTATGAGCCAGCAGGGAGGATGGATAGAAGTGCAGATAAGAACAGTGAGAATGGATGCGATTGCAGAAAAAGGTGTGGCGGCTCACTGGAGTTACAAGGGAGATAAATTTTCCGGCAATGAGGAAAAGGATATGGACAATTGGCTAAATATGGTAAGAGAAGTGCTTGAAAATCCGGATGTTAACGCACTTGATTTTCTGGACAAATTCCATGCAGGCCTATTGTCAAAAGAGATATATGTATTCACTCCAAAGGGAGAATCCAAGAGACTTCCAAAAGGAGCAACAGCTCTTGACTTTGCCTATAACATTCACTCTCAGATGGGTAACAAAGCCATCGCAGCTAAAGTAAATTTGAAGCTGGTCCCTATTTCTTATGTACTGCAGAACGGCGACCAAATAGAAATCATCACAGCAGAATCCCAAAAGCCGCAGAGAGAATGGCTGGATTTTGTAAAAACAGCAAAGGCAAGAAATTTAATATACGATACTCTTAAGGCTGATACAAAGAACTCCATCAAATTTGGACAAGAGTCTTTGGATGAAGCACTTGCAAAACTTGGAATTAAACAGCAGGCAAGAGCTATCAAGAAACTTATAGATGAGTACAAGCTCAATAATAAAGATGAACTATACAGCAAAATTGGAGCTGGGGTCATTGATTTAAAAAATCTTGATGCCATTCTTAAAAAGAACAAGGAGAATAAGTTTGTTAAGTACTGGAACTTGCAGTTTGGAGACGGAGAAAAGGAAGAATCAAAGGATAATACAGAGAGTCCTTCAGAATCCAATAAAGTTGTCATTGACAAGAAAAAGGATTATCTGCTTAAGGAGAATCCTGTAGATAAAACGCTCTCTTACAAGGTTGCAGAGTGTTGCAATCCAATTCCGGGAGACCCGATAATTGGTTTTATAAACGACAAAAATGAAGTTGTAATTCATAAGAAAGTTTGCCCGGTTGCAATGGCGCTTGCTACCAAAGAGGGAGGTAAAATTATCAATGCAAAGTGGACAAAGCATACAATACTCTCCTTCCTTGCAAGAATTGAGGTGCGCGGAATTGACAGAATGGGAATTGTTGCAGACATTACAAAGTATATAACTAATGTGCTATCAGTGAACATAAGAAAAATATTTTTTGAGACTCACGATGGTGTATTTGAAGGATACATAGACCTTTACGTTCATGACACCGGAGACCTGGAAGTACTTATTCAGAGGATAAGAGATATCAAAGGTATTGATACGGTAACAAGAGTTGATGTTAAAGAGTAATTGCTGGAAACGATAATTATGGGAAAAAGTATTTATAAGAGACCTGGAATGAATGTTTATAAAAAACTGGGAAGAGTGCTTAAAGCGGCAGTTTTTGCAGCAATCGCTGTTGCATATTGCCTTCATTCAGAGGGATGTGCTAACACCAGCCGCGGCCCCAGCGGAGGCCCAAAAGATACTATTCCGCCTGTCATTGTCGGCAGAATTCCTGATACCAATCTTACAAACTTCCCTATTGTCAAGGGTAAGATACTTATTGATTTTGATGAGTACGTGCAGCTGAAAGATGCTAATAATGAAGTCATTGTCTCTCCTCCAATGAAGAAGAAGCCTACTATCAAAATAAAAAAGAAAGGCGTTCTTGTTATTTTCCCTGATAGTCTTAAGCAAAATCAGACATATTCAATCAATTTTGGCAATGCAATTTCTGATATCAATGAGAACAATCCTTTCCCAAATTATGTTTACACATTCTCAACGGGAAAATTCCTGGACTCTCTGATTATCAGCGGGACAGTAATGGATTACGAGTCTTTGCTCCCAATGAAAGGGATAACTATCGGAGCCTATATAAATCCAAAAGATTCATCCGTTATGAAGGAGATGCCCGTAGCTGCGGCAAGAACAGATGACTGGGGGTACTTCTGTTTAAGAGGCTTAAAGAAGGCTCCATACACTATATATGCATTCAAAGATGCTAATAACAACAGTCTGTATGACGCTGGAAGCGAGCTTGTTGGATTCTGCGATTCTACAATTGTTCCAAAACTGGCCGCAAGAAAAGGAATGCCGCAGACTGCGCAGATTAAGATGAAAGATACGCTGGGATGCCTTAGCAGACCTAGTGAAACAGATATCTACTTGTTTAAAGAAGTATCTCATAATCAATACGTTTCAAACTACGGAAGAACTGCTGAAAGAGCTGCATTTGTAAAATTCAATGCTCCGGGAGCACAAATAGATACCTTTATTGTGAAAGGCGTTTACAACGATAAGCTGATTAAGCAATTTAATGCCAAAGGAGATTCCCTGAGCTTCTGGATAAATGAGAGAAGAAGATTGGCAGATACACTGTCGCTGAGGATAAACTACTATAAAACAGACTCTTTAGGCAAACTAAAACCTTCCGGAGAGACTTTGAAACTTGTAGTTCCAAAGGAAAAAAAGAAGGACAACAAGAGCAAGAACAACGGATTTGACAATCAAAATTATGGTAATGGAAGGAACGGACTTGGGCAGAGCAGATACGGACAAAACAACAATAAGCGAAATCAAAATAACCGGCAAAACAAAAAGACCAACACTCCTCAAGAAAAGCAAGAACGCAAGGATTTGCTTAAAATGGAGATGAATGTTAAGCCGGAAACTGTTGAGAGTGAAGGATATTCGTTTACATTCCCGGCACCGCTGATTAAGAGCGATTATGAAAAAATTCGCATGACATGCACTACCCCAAGGAGGATTACCACAAATGTAAAGTTCACATTTACAAGGGATACTGCAGACGTGCTGAGCTACAAGCTGCAGGCAGATGAGCCATACAAGGTTGGAAATGATTACGATATAATTATTCCAAAGGGAATCTTCATGGATATTAACGGCTTCACAAATGACTCTACAGAGAAAAAAATATCGCTCCCGACTGATGATAAATTAAGCTCCATAACATTGGAAATCAAGAACACGCACGGCGGGAGATATCTTGTAGAGATGGTAAATGAGAAACGTGACAAGGTATATTCAAAATACGCTATTCATTCAGATTGCAGCCTTCTGTTCCCTTACTTGCAAACAGGCAATTATTCATTTAGAATAACTGAAGATAAGAACGGAAATGGACGTCTGGACATTGGTTCTATCTTGGAAAAGAAAGAGCCGGAAAAGGCAAGATTGCTAAAACTGCCTAATGGCAAGACAATTATAAAGGTTAACGAGCGCACAGATTTAACGCAGGAAGTAAATCTTGATGCAATTTTCAAGAAATAAACCCAGGTTTAAGAAATGAGGATTTTTAAAGATATATTATTTAAGAGCGGATTGATTGCGGCAGCAGCTTTTTTGCTTACGGCAATTCCAACGCACGCGCAAGTTGTTGACACAACTGATATTATGAAGGAGTTTGATGAGAATTCCTTCAGAAATGCCGCCCCTATAAAAAAAATTAAGGACAGTTCAGTATTATTCCAGCACTTGATTGGTATAAAGGCCGGGTATGCAATGAACAATGTCTTCTTTAGTCAATCCTTTGATCATAAAGCGCTTACATCAGCCAAAAACTTTGGTATCTATTATACATACTATCACTCTTTGTGGAATTCCATTCATCTTTTTGGCGTAGAGACAGGATTACAGTACACGGAAAAAGGCTATAAATCTGTAAGTTATACAGAACCTGACACCGTTAAAAACAGGAAAGGAACGGAGGGAAGCGAGCGACTTCAGTGCATAGAAATTCCTTTTGTTTCACAATTCCACGTTGACTTTTGGAAGATGAGGTTGCTGGCAAACTTTGGAGGCTTTGTTTCATATACAAAGTCAGCCTCTTTTTCCTCTAATGTTCCCGACAGTATCTCATCCACTTATCGCAAATTTGGATACGGTTTTATTGTTGGAGGCGGCATTGCGTTAATATTCAAACCAATAGAAATACATTTAGAAGTCAATTACAAGTACACTTTAAGCAATTTGTATGACCAAAAATCCTTCTATACTGATACTTGGGTATCAACGCATCCCAACCAGCTTATCTTCAATGTTGGACTTTTCTATAGGTTAGGCAAACCATACGGCAGCAGAACATATCAGGCGGCAAAAAAGACAAAAGCAAAGAAAAAGTCTGATATTGAGTTTATTGGGAAATCATCAAAATAAATAAGATTAGGTTGGAAAGTAAATTTTTCTGGCAATATCATTTGATGAGATTGAATAAGATACTGTTTACAAGATGAAAAGAATAAGCGCAAATGTCAAAGGACTAGTTATTGGAGGCGGCTCCCCTATTGTTGTACAAACGATGTGCAATACTCATACTCAGGATGTTGAGGCATCAATTGCGCAGTGCAAGGATATGGTTGCAGCCGGTGCTCAAATGATAAGACTTACTACACAGGGGTTGGATGAAGTTAAGGCCCTGAAGATTATAAAGGAGAAACTGCATGCTTCCGGTATCTGCGTACCATTAGTTGCTGATGTGCACTTTAATTCCGACGTTGCCATAGCGGCAGCTCAAGTAGCTGATAAAGTGAGGATTAACCCTGGCAACTTTGCTCAAGTTCACAAGGATGCGGCAGTACAGTTTAAGAAGTTCCTGGAGGTTTGCAAAAAAAATGACACTGCAGTGCGCATTGGTCTTAACCACGGCTCACTAGGAGAGGAAATTGTTAGCAGGTTCGGCAACACTCCCCTTGGAATGAAAGAGGCTGTAATGCAGTGGCTATCAATGTGTAAAGAGAATGACTTTTACAATATCGTTGTCTCCTTAAAGGCAAGCAATACTGTCGTGATGACAGAAGCATATAGGCTGCTTTACAAAGCCATGATGGATGATGGAGTGGTATTTCCTCTGCATCTGGGGGTTACAGAGGCAGGAAATGGAGACCAAGGCCGCATAAAATCTGCAGTCGGTATCGGAGCACTTCTAAGAGATAAAATTGGAGACACCATAAGAGTCTCACTAACAGAGAATCCCGTAAATGAAATTCCCGCCGGCAGGACAATTGCAGAATTTTTTGAAAGCGGAGAAAATGAAATCCTGCTAGAAAGCGTAATGGCCCAAATCCGCAGCGGCTCATCAAAACCGGAGGCAATAATTTCCGTAAACCCGTCCTGGGCCCGCTCGGCTGCCGACAGCAACAACAGCAACTGCAACAACAACACTGCAGCAGCAACTGCAGCAGCAACTGCAGCAACAACTATTTGCAGGATGCTTGGAATGAATTCATTATCAAAGCATCATGCCTATTTGGCCCTCTATTGCTGGACAAACAAATTGATGATTTTGATGCCGTTCCCAACTCATTGCATCATGCACACAATGAGCATGACATGAACATGAGCATGAACATGGAGCATGAGCATAATGCTGAAATGAAAAAAATATTTTCCTCAGAAAGACTTGCTGAATTCAAGGATAATCTTTTACAAGCATCACGCCGCAAATTCACTCATCCTGAATACATTGCATGCCCAGGTTGCGGACGCACACAATACAATCTAGAGCAAACATTCAATGAAGTAAAGCGCAGAACGGCTCACCTTAAAGGACTTAAGATTGCCGTAATGGGCTGCATTGTAAACGGTCCCGGCGAGATGGCAGATGCAGATTACGGCTATGTAGGACAAGGCGGTCACAAAGTGACCATATACAAAGGCAAAACACCTGTGCTTAAATCAGTTCCGGAAGATGAGGCCATTGATGCATTGCTTAAAATTATTCATAGCCTTTAAAAAAGTTATTCATCACATTATCAATGTATTACAATGGCACGTTGGGCTTTTTTATGCGCAACGCAACCTTGTAATCATCATATAATTAAGCAATTAACATTTTTAAAGGCGATAAAAATCGTCTATAAACTCAGCAGCACTGCAAGCAGCACAGGTACGGCAACGTTAAAGACTAGACCTGAGTAAATTGCAACGGGGAACATTGCATTGCCGTCATTTTTAAGCATTATTGGAAGTGTTGTATCTGTGATTGTTGCACCGCCGGCTGATGTAATGGCGTACTTGCCAAAGTACTTGTGAATAAGCGGTCCGCAAAGGATAGTTATGAATTCTCGCAACAAATTGGCAAGCAAAGCAATGGACCCCATCTCAGCGCCCCACGCTTCACTAACCATAATGCCGGTCAGGGAGTAATATCCTAACCCTGAATTAATTGTAATTGCATTCAAAAAGGAAAAATGCCCTGCACTTGCAGCAGCGGCACCAGCAGCACCACCACCAGCAGCACTTGCAGTACTTGCACTGACAGCACTTGCAGCCACATCTGCGCCGCTAACGCCCAAATGGCATAAGTAAATG
The window above is part of the Bacteroidales bacterium genome. Proteins encoded here:
- a CDS encoding flavodoxin-dependent (E)-4-hydroxy-3-methylbut-2-enyl-diphosphate synthase: MKKIFSSERLAEFKDNLLQASRRKFTHPEYIACPGCGRTQYNLEQTFNEVKRRTAHLKGLKIAVMGCIVNGPGEMADADYGYVGQGGHKVTIYKGKTPVLKSVPEDEAIDALLKIIHSL
- a CDS encoding Ig-like domain-containing protein; translated protein: MGKSIYKRPGMNVYKKLGRVLKAAVFAAIAVAYCLHSEGCANTSRGPSGGPKDTIPPVIVGRIPDTNLTNFPIVKGKILIDFDEYVQLKDANNEVIVSPPMKKKPTIKIKKKGVLVIFPDSLKQNQTYSINFGNAISDINENNPFPNYVYTFSTGKFLDSLIISGTVMDYESLLPMKGITIGAYINPKDSSVMKEMPVAAARTDDWGYFCLRGLKKAPYTIYAFKDANNNSLYDAGSELVGFCDSTIVPKLAARKGMPQTAQIKMKDTLGCLSRPSETDIYLFKEVSHNQYVSNYGRTAERAAFVKFNAPGAQIDTFIVKGVYNDKLIKQFNAKGDSLSFWINERRRLADTLSLRINYYKTDSLGKLKPSGETLKLVVPKEKKKDNKSKNNGFDNQNYGNGRNGLGQSRYGQNNNKRNQNNRQNKKTNTPQEKQERKDLLKMEMNVKPETVESEGYSFTFPAPLIKSDYEKIRMTCTTPRRITTNVKFTFTRDTADVLSYKLQADEPYKVGNDYDIIIPKGIFMDINGFTNDSTEKKISLPTDDKLSSITLEIKNTHGGRYLVEMVNEKRDKVYSKYAIHSDCSLLFPYLQTGNYSFRITEDKNGNGRLDIGSILEKKEPEKARLLKLPNGKTIIKVNERTDLTQEVNLDAIFKK
- a CDS encoding PorT family protein; amino-acid sequence: MRIFKDILFKSGLIAAAAFLLTAIPTHAQVVDTTDIMKEFDENSFRNAAPIKKIKDSSVLFQHLIGIKAGYAMNNVFFSQSFDHKALTSAKNFGIYYTYYHSLWNSIHLFGVETGLQYTEKGYKSVSYTEPDTVKNRKGTEGSERLQCIEIPFVSQFHVDFWKMRLLANFGGFVSYTKSASFSSNVPDSISSTYRKFGYGFIVGGGIALIFKPIEIHLEVNYKYTLSNLYDQKSFYTDTWVSTHPNQLIFNVGLFYRLGKPYGSRTYQAAKKTKAKKKSDIEFIGKSSK
- a CDS encoding flavodoxin-dependent (E)-4-hydroxy-3-methylbut-2-enyl-diphosphate synthase — translated: MKRISANVKGLVIGGGSPIVVQTMCNTHTQDVEASIAQCKDMVAAGAQMIRLTTQGLDEVKALKIIKEKLHASGICVPLVADVHFNSDVAIAAAQVADKVRINPGNFAQVHKDAAVQFKKFLEVCKKNDTAVRIGLNHGSLGEEIVSRFGNTPLGMKEAVMQWLSMCKENDFYNIVVSLKASNTVVMTEAYRLLYKAMMDDGVVFPLHLGVTEAGNGDQGRIKSAVGIGALLRDKIGDTIRVSLTENPVNEIPAGRTIAEFFESGENEILLESVMAQIRSGSSKPEAIISVNPSWARSAADSNNSNCNNNTAAATAAATAATTICRMLGMNSLSKHHAYLALYCWTNKLMILMPFPTHCIMHTMSMT
- a CDS encoding RelA/SpoT family protein, with product MSEFTKEDNALIQREFESLRLAALKRCANQEEYEGVIKAFEFANEAHKGVRRRSGEPYIIHPIAVAKIVVQEIGLGYKSIVTALLHDIVEDTDYTLEDIERLFGPKIASLVDGLTKIKSAMDYKHSQSEGGTENETSIYDNVETQEKSLQAENFKRILLTLNDDVRVILIKLADRLHNLRTIDSMPERKKDKILSETMYIFIPLAHRLGLYSIKSEMENIWLKYRQPEEYENINKKLAEFTEAKGVAIDNFIEPISAILKKSGYKFTINKRIKTPYSIWRKMQTKGVPFDEIYDLFAVRIIFEPKKGSSERKQCWDIYSLISEDYVSNTDRIRDWVSTPKSNGYEALHCTLMSQQGGWIEVQIRTVRMDAIAEKGVAAHWSYKGDKFSGNEEKDMDNWLNMVREVLENPDVNALDFLDKFHAGLLSKEIYVFTPKGESKRLPKGATALDFAYNIHSQMGNKAIAAKVNLKLVPISYVLQNGDQIEIITAESQKPQREWLDFVKTAKARNLIYDTLKADTKNSIKFGQESLDEALAKLGIKQQARAIKKLIDEYKLNNKDELYSKIGAGVIDLKNLDAILKKNKENKFVKYWNLQFGDGEKEESKDNTESPSESNKVVIDKKKDYLLKENPVDKTLSYKVAECCNPIPGDPIIGFINDKNEVVIHKKVCPVAMALATKEGGKIINAKWTKHTILSFLARIEVRGIDRMGIVADITKYITNVLSVNIRKIFFETHDGVFEGYIDLYVHDTGDLEVLIQRIRDIKGIDTVTRVDVKE